Proteins co-encoded in one Chloroflexota bacterium genomic window:
- a CDS encoding molybdopterin molybdotransferase MoeA → MATELFDVVSPETALERLLEAGLPEPRAESVPLAAAAGRVSACPVRAPESSPSFDRSLMDGFAVRASDTFGATESLPAALAVIGEVPMGAPPTTGIAPGEAMVIHTGGMLPPGSDAVVIVEHTEWIDDRMIEVMRPVAARDAVIRRGDDVAEGAVVIPQGARLRSQDLGGLAALGVTHVAVAQAPIVGLIATGDEVVPPHQTPEPGEVRDVNSTTLTVEVERAGGVARAYGIVPDARSALATVARDALRDCDIVVISAGSSVSVRDHTSDVIGSLGSPGVLAHGLALKPGKPSIVGLADGRPIFGLPGNPVSALVVFDLLVAPTIRRLQGAPADSSGSPLRARLARNVASAAGRLDFIPARLTERDDETWAEPIFGASNLIFTLVRADALVRIPADANGLQAGAFVDIRPLA, encoded by the coding sequence ATGGCAACTGAGCTATTCGACGTCGTTTCGCCCGAAACGGCGTTGGAACGGCTGCTCGAAGCCGGCTTGCCCGAGCCGCGTGCGGAATCCGTGCCGTTGGCAGCCGCCGCCGGACGGGTTTCGGCGTGCCCGGTGCGAGCGCCCGAATCGAGTCCGTCCTTCGACCGATCGTTGATGGACGGCTTCGCCGTGCGCGCGTCGGACACCTTCGGCGCGACCGAGTCATTGCCGGCCGCCCTCGCCGTGATCGGCGAGGTGCCGATGGGCGCGCCGCCGACCACGGGCATAGCGCCCGGCGAGGCCATGGTGATCCATACCGGCGGCATGTTGCCGCCGGGCAGCGATGCCGTCGTGATAGTGGAGCACACCGAGTGGATCGATGACCGAATGATCGAGGTCATGCGTCCCGTCGCCGCTCGAGATGCGGTGATTCGACGTGGCGACGACGTGGCCGAGGGGGCGGTGGTCATCCCCCAGGGCGCGCGACTGCGATCGCAGGATCTTGGCGGGCTCGCCGCGCTGGGCGTGACGCACGTCGCGGTTGCGCAAGCGCCGATCGTGGGGCTCATTGCAACCGGCGACGAGGTTGTGCCGCCCCACCAGACGCCGGAACCGGGCGAAGTTCGGGACGTCAACTCGACCACGCTCACCGTCGAGGTGGAGCGCGCGGGCGGCGTGGCGCGGGCCTACGGCATCGTGCCCGATGCGCGCTCCGCGCTGGCGACCGTGGCGCGCGATGCGCTGCGGGACTGCGACATCGTCGTCATCAGCGCCGGAAGCTCGGTGAGCGTGCGCGATCACACGTCGGACGTCATCGGGTCGCTGGGATCGCCCGGCGTCCTGGCGCACGGGTTGGCCCTCAAGCCCGGCAAGCCGTCGATCGTGGGCCTGGCCGACGGCCGGCCCATATTCGGCTTACCCGGAAATCCGGTCTCGGCGCTCGTCGTGTTCGACCTGCTGGTCGCGCCCACGATTCGCCGGCTGCAGGGCGCTCCGGCCGACAGCTCCGGATCACCGCTGCGCGCCCGGCTGGCGCGCAACGTGGCATCCGCGGCGGGCCGCCTGGATTTCATTCCCGCGCGCCTCACCGAGCGTGATGACGAAACGTGGGCGGAGCCCATATTCGGTGCCTCGAACCTCATCTTCACGCTCGTGCGCGCCGACGCGCTGGTCCGGATTCCGGCCGACGCCAACGGCCTCCAAGCCGGCGCATTCGTCGACATTCGCCCGCTGGCATGA